A window of Aquitalea denitrificans contains these coding sequences:
- a CDS encoding TatD family hydrolase, with amino-acid sequence MHFHSAPGPCLIDTHCHLDAPEFDGQRDDIVAAAQASGVGQLLLPSIHSDSFADSLAMRARYGCWIAFGLHPIYLSRHLDDHLQILEEHLQQHAPLAVGEIGLDYYLPGLDAARQESLLVEQLKLARKYNLPVLLHVRRAQDRILKYLRQTPVPGGIAHAFNGSRQQADAFIQLGFKLGFGGAMTYSGSRRIRELATTLPLSALVLETDAPDIRPEWAQQQPNVPANVEKFSFVMAELRNIDLNELRLALWRNTYQAIGLPLPT; translated from the coding sequence ATGCATTTCCACAGCGCACCCGGCCCCTGCCTGATCGACACCCACTGCCACCTGGATGCTCCGGAATTTGATGGCCAGCGCGATGATATCGTTGCTGCCGCTCAGGCCAGCGGCGTCGGGCAACTGCTGTTGCCATCCATCCACAGCGACAGCTTCGCCGACAGCCTGGCCATGCGCGCACGCTATGGCTGCTGGATTGCCTTTGGCCTGCATCCCATCTACCTGTCGCGTCATCTGGACGATCACCTGCAGATACTGGAAGAACACCTGCAGCAGCATGCCCCGCTGGCGGTGGGTGAAATCGGGCTGGATTACTACCTGCCGGGGCTGGATGCCGCCAGGCAGGAAAGCCTGCTGGTGGAACAGCTGAAACTGGCACGCAAATACAATCTGCCCGTGCTGCTGCATGTACGGCGCGCGCAAGACCGCATTCTCAAATACCTGCGCCAGACTCCCGTCCCCGGCGGTATTGCCCATGCCTTCAACGGCAGCCGGCAGCAGGCGGACGCCTTCATTCAGCTGGGTTTCAAACTGGGCTTTGGCGGTGCCATGACCTACAGCGGTTCACGGCGCATCCGCGAGCTGGCCACCACCCTCCCGCTGTCCGCCCTGGTGCTGGAAACCGATGCCCCGGATATCCGTCCGGAATGGGCACAGCAGCAGCCCAATGTTCCGGCCAATGTGGAAAAATTTTCATTTGTCATGGCCGAATTGCGCAACATCGACTTGAATGAGTTAAGGCTCGCCCTGTGGCGCAATACTTACCAGGCCATCGGCCTGCCATTGCCAACATAA
- a CDS encoding TonB-dependent receptor, translated as MQFHAKPAVLAVTLALSAFPRMAQAADSSTELVQLPEVVVHGTRPDSQANGSSLSPGQLAAQAARSSDSAQLLQDIPGLNLHAAGGFSSLPVLRGLADDRLLVKTDGASLVAACPNHMNSPLSYMDASQVDSVQVYNGAAPVSAGGDNIGGVIVAKSAAPQFAEAGQILQTGNVGAFYRSNGDARGANASATLANDHVSINYTGSTARSNNYDAAADFKKSGLAATGRAWMDGKTVGSTAYQTENHELGLAWRDNYQLLEAKVGVQRTPYEGFANQRMDMTDNSSNQLNLHYNGQFAWGELDARLYSQYVRHSMDFGDDKQTKYGSYNGMPMDSASHTLGGSLSAELALNARDKLKLGSEIQRYSLNDWWPAAGATGGMGPNTFWNIKDGNRDRVDAFAEWQADWTAQWRSIIGARLSQVKSNTGSVAGYNNNASYATDAASFNAQNHARTDLNLDLSALARYTPSATAQYELAYAQKTRSPNLYERYTWSSNTMAAVMNNFAGDGNGYVGNANLKPEVAHTLSSSANWHAADGEAWQFKLSPYYSYVENYIDAQRYGSANNNQTTTTGYVVLQYVNQNAQLYGVDVSGKLQLAKTTGLGSFTATAQLSYTRGENLTTGDNLYNIMPLNAKLALVNTLGQWTSTAEWQAVRAKTDVSAVRNEVKTPGYSLFNLRTRYENKRFSVDVGIDNVFNRFYTLPLGGAYTGQGMTMSRAGIPWGVGVAGPARSLYTAFNLKF; from the coding sequence ATGCAATTCCACGCCAAACCGGCCGTCCTGGCCGTTACCCTTGCCCTGTCCGCCTTTCCCCGCATGGCACAGGCAGCCGACAGCAGCACCGAACTTGTACAACTGCCGGAGGTGGTGGTCCACGGCACGCGGCCGGACAGCCAGGCCAATGGCAGCAGCCTCAGCCCGGGACAACTGGCCGCGCAAGCCGCCCGCAGCAGCGACAGCGCCCAGCTGCTGCAAGACATTCCCGGCCTCAATCTGCATGCCGCCGGTGGCTTCTCCAGCCTGCCGGTACTGCGCGGCCTGGCCGACGACCGCCTGCTGGTAAAGACCGATGGTGCCAGCCTGGTGGCTGCCTGCCCCAATCACATGAATTCACCGCTGTCGTATATGGATGCCAGCCAGGTGGACAGCGTGCAGGTATATAACGGTGCGGCTCCGGTCAGTGCTGGCGGCGACAATATCGGCGGGGTGATTGTGGCCAAATCCGCCGCCCCGCAATTTGCCGAGGCAGGCCAGATATTGCAGACCGGCAACGTCGGCGCGTTCTACCGCAGCAATGGCGATGCCCGTGGTGCCAATGCCAGCGCCACGCTGGCTAACGACCATGTCAGCATCAACTACACCGGCTCCACCGCCCGCAGCAACAACTACGACGCCGCCGCCGATTTCAAGAAATCCGGCCTCGCCGCCACGGGCCGCGCCTGGATGGATGGCAAAACAGTAGGCTCCACCGCCTACCAGACCGAAAACCACGAACTGGGCCTGGCCTGGCGCGACAACTACCAGCTGCTGGAAGCCAAAGTGGGCGTGCAACGCACCCCGTACGAAGGCTTTGCCAACCAGCGCATGGACATGACCGACAACAGCAGCAACCAGCTGAACCTGCACTACAACGGCCAGTTTGCCTGGGGCGAGCTGGACGCCCGCCTGTACAGCCAGTATGTGCGTCACAGCATGGACTTTGGCGACGACAAGCAAACCAAGTACGGCAGCTATAATGGCATGCCGATGGACTCTGCCAGCCACACCCTGGGCGGCAGCCTTAGTGCCGAGCTGGCGCTCAACGCGCGCGACAAACTGAAACTGGGCAGCGAAATCCAGCGCTACAGCCTGAACGACTGGTGGCCGGCAGCCGGTGCCACCGGCGGCATGGGCCCCAACACCTTCTGGAACATCAAGGACGGCAACCGCGACCGCGTGGACGCCTTTGCCGAATGGCAGGCGGACTGGACAGCACAATGGCGCAGCATCATCGGCGCACGGCTAAGTCAGGTGAAAAGCAACACCGGCAGCGTAGCGGGCTACAACAACAACGCCTCCTACGCTACTGACGCCGCCAGCTTCAACGCACAAAACCACGCCCGTACCGACCTCAACCTCGACCTGTCCGCACTGGCCCGCTACACCCCGTCGGCAACAGCGCAATACGAACTGGCCTACGCGCAGAAAACCCGCTCCCCCAATCTGTACGAGCGCTATACCTGGTCCAGCAACACCATGGCCGCAGTGATGAACAACTTCGCCGGCGACGGCAACGGCTATGTCGGCAACGCCAACCTCAAGCCGGAAGTGGCCCACACCCTCAGCAGCAGCGCCAACTGGCACGCCGCTGATGGCGAAGCTTGGCAATTCAAGCTCAGCCCTTACTACAGCTATGTGGAAAACTACATCGACGCCCAGCGTTACGGCAGCGCCAACAACAACCAGACCACCACCACCGGCTACGTGGTACTGCAATACGTCAACCAGAACGCCCAGCTATACGGCGTGGACGTCAGCGGCAAGCTGCAACTGGCCAAAACCACCGGTTTAGGCAGTTTCACTGCCACCGCCCAGCTCAGCTACACCCGTGGCGAAAACCTCACCACTGGCGACAATCTGTACAACATCATGCCGCTCAACGCCAAACTGGCGCTGGTAAACACGCTGGGGCAGTGGACCAGCACCGCAGAATGGCAGGCCGTCCGCGCCAAAACGGACGTCTCCGCCGTGCGCAACGAAGTCAAAACCCCCGGCTACAGCCTGTTCAACCTGCGCACCCGCTATGAAAACAAACGGTTCAGCGTGGACGTGGGCATCGACAACGTGTTCAACCGCTTCTACACCCTGCCGCTGGGCGGCGCCTACACCGGACAGGGCATGACCATGAGCCGCGCCGGCATCCCCTGGGGCGTAGGCGTGGCCGGCCCGGCCCGCTCGCTGTACACCGCTTTCAACCTCAAGTTCTGA
- a CDS encoding methyl-accepting chemotaxis protein yields MKNLSIAARITMGFGLLLLALAIIGSITLQGLGRIDHRVEEVSSHELVFFRDVSQLRVHMGNLRRFEKDYYLNIASSGKRAEYLAKWKETYAKAQDTVGKLSQSLADGNNSLNSSLSGPVRKQGELLQAYADGFNSVSSQVEAGTITTPADGNAAISKFKENVHQMEEMLQTISTAAVDAVNALGSQINATSSSVRNAVMALLAIALLLGIALSWLIIRSIRHPLNSMRDSSQHLAQSRDLTHQLPDLGRNELGSMGRSVSDLVGTVRTLIQESHGYSSQLVGVADQLGDVSDYVAKASHRQSEAASASAASIEQMTVSIQMVSDNTLGVEEQARNATSEATRSSQLATQAAEEIRHIASSITDTAQVIEQLNQRSGEIGDIVKVIRDIADQTNLLALNAAIEAARAGEMGRGFAVVADEVRKLAERTSEATAEISARISGVQTDTRQAFVSMQQANARIETGVSSTQQVAQSLQLIRDLSQRSVDKIGDVAGAIKEQSQASQDVARNVEQIAQMNDSTNRSVQESHQLAQQLKDLSAALDESLNRFRV; encoded by the coding sequence ATGAAAAATCTATCCATCGCCGCACGCATCACCATGGGCTTTGGCCTGCTGCTGCTTGCGCTCGCCATTATCGGCAGCATCACCCTGCAAGGACTGGGCCGTATCGACCACCGGGTCGAGGAGGTCTCCAGCCACGAACTGGTGTTCTTTCGCGATGTGTCGCAGCTGCGCGTACACATGGGCAATCTGCGGCGTTTTGAAAAAGACTACTACCTGAATATCGCCAGCAGCGGCAAGCGGGCGGAATATCTGGCCAAGTGGAAGGAAACCTACGCCAAGGCCCAGGACACGGTGGGCAAGCTGTCGCAGTCGCTGGCCGATGGCAATAACAGCCTGAACAGCAGCTTGTCCGGCCCGGTGCGCAAGCAGGGTGAATTGCTGCAAGCCTATGCCGACGGCTTCAACAGCGTCAGCAGCCAGGTGGAAGCCGGCACCATCACCACACCGGCAGACGGTAATGCCGCCATCAGCAAGTTCAAGGAAAACGTGCATCAGATGGAGGAGATGCTGCAAACCATCAGCACGGCGGCAGTAGACGCCGTCAATGCACTGGGCAGCCAGATCAACGCCACCTCGTCCTCGGTACGCAATGCGGTCATGGCCTTGCTGGCCATTGCCCTGCTACTGGGCATTGCCCTGTCCTGGCTGATCATCCGTTCCATCCGCCACCCGCTCAACAGCATGCGCGACAGCAGCCAGCATCTGGCCCAAAGCCGTGACCTGACCCACCAACTGCCCGATCTGGGCCGTAACGAGCTGGGCAGCATGGGCCGCTCGGTATCTGATCTGGTTGGTACGGTACGGACGCTGATCCAGGAATCACACGGCTACTCCTCGCAACTGGTGGGCGTAGCCGACCAGTTGGGTGATGTCAGCGATTATGTGGCCAAGGCCTCGCACCGGCAGTCCGAAGCAGCCTCTGCCAGTGCCGCCAGCATCGAACAGATGACCGTCAGCATCCAGATGGTGTCGGACAATACCCTGGGGGTGGAAGAACAGGCCCGCAATGCCACCAGCGAAGCCACCCGCAGCAGCCAGCTGGCAACACAGGCCGCAGAAGAAATCCGCCACATTGCCAGCAGCATTACCGATACCGCCCAGGTGATCGAACAGCTCAACCAGCGCTCCGGTGAAATCGGCGATATCGTCAAAGTGATCCGCGACATTGCCGACCAGACCAATCTGCTGGCCCTTAATGCCGCCATCGAAGCTGCCCGCGCTGGCGAGATGGGACGCGGCTTTGCCGTGGTGGCCGACGAAGTGCGCAAGCTGGCCGAGCGCACCAGCGAGGCCACCGCAGAAATCTCTGCACGCATTTCCGGCGTGCAGACCGATACCCGCCAGGCCTTTGTCAGCATGCAGCAAGCCAATGCCCGCATTGAAACCGGCGTCAGCAGCACCCAGCAAGTAGCGCAATCACTGCAGTTGATCCGGGATCTGTCACAGCGCTCGGTAGACAAGATCGGCGATGTGGCCGGCGCCATCAAGGAACAGAGCCAGGCCAGTCAGGATGTAGCCCGCAATGTGGAACAGATTGCCCAGATGAACGACAGCACCAACCGTTCAGTGCAGGAATCCCACCAACTGGCACAGCAACTGAAGGACCTGTCCGCGGCCCTGGACGAGAGCCTGAACCGTTTCAGGGTATGA
- a CDS encoding tyrosine-type recombinase/integrase, whose product MPLTAIQVKQALPRTDGKSLKLTDGLGMYLEIMPTGSKYWRLKYRIDGKEKRLALGVYPDVSLSEAREKRDAARKLIANGQDPSVAKKEEKRERKLASENSFEIIAREWYTKELPRWSEGHATRVIESLEADAFPDLGKQAITSLTAPIILDTVRKIEKRGAVETAQRVLQRIGSVIKYAIQTGRASYNPTNDLTGALRAKKVEHRPALPRGELRQFYSRLEAEPLYIPTRIAMHLLMLTFVRPGELRHARWEEFDIERAEWRIPAERMKMREPHIVPLSTQALALLEELKPITGRSVLLFPSVQDHSKPMSENTLGYAMGRMGYKDIATPHGFRALASTVLNEEGFDPDIIERQLAHAERNKVRAAYHRAEYLEERRKLMQWYADFLSSQQRCNVSHISEGSKKTA is encoded by the coding sequence ATGCCCCTCACAGCCATTCAGGTCAAACAAGCCCTGCCCCGTACTGACGGAAAATCCCTCAAGCTCACTGATGGTCTTGGCATGTACCTTGAAATCATGCCCACTGGGTCAAAATATTGGCGCTTGAAGTACCGTATTGATGGTAAAGAAAAGCGACTTGCTCTCGGCGTCTACCCCGATGTCAGCCTCTCAGAGGCCAGAGAAAAGCGTGATGCTGCCCGAAAGCTCATTGCCAATGGACAAGACCCGAGCGTAGCCAAGAAAGAAGAGAAGCGTGAACGTAAGCTCGCCAGTGAAAACTCATTCGAGATTATCGCACGGGAGTGGTACACCAAAGAGCTGCCACGCTGGAGCGAAGGCCACGCTACCCGTGTTATCGAATCCCTAGAGGCTGATGCCTTCCCCGATCTGGGCAAGCAAGCCATCACCAGCCTCACCGCCCCCATTATCTTGGATACCGTCCGCAAGATTGAAAAACGAGGTGCAGTTGAAACGGCACAGCGAGTCCTTCAGCGCATCGGTTCTGTCATCAAGTATGCCATCCAAACTGGACGTGCCAGCTACAACCCCACAAACGACCTTACAGGCGCTTTACGTGCCAAGAAGGTAGAACACAGGCCCGCACTCCCCAGAGGCGAGCTGAGACAGTTCTACAGCCGTCTGGAGGCAGAGCCTCTGTACATTCCCACCCGCATTGCCATGCACTTGTTGATGCTGACCTTTGTCCGCCCGGGTGAACTTCGCCATGCACGTTGGGAAGAGTTCGACATTGAACGTGCAGAATGGCGCATTCCGGCTGAACGCATGAAGATGCGTGAGCCTCACATTGTTCCGCTGTCCACACAAGCTCTTGCCTTGCTGGAGGAGTTGAAACCAATTACAGGCCGTAGCGTTCTACTTTTTCCTTCTGTACAAGACCACAGCAAACCGATGAGTGAGAACACTCTAGGCTATGCAATGGGGCGTATGGGCTACAAGGACATTGCCACTCCGCATGGTTTCCGTGCCTTAGCATCCACTGTGCTGAATGAAGAGGGATTTGACCCTGACATCATCGAGCGCCAACTTGCCCATGCAGAACGCAACAAAGTACGTGCTGCGTACCACCGTGCGGAGTACCTAGAAGAGCGCCGCAAATTGATGCAGTGGTATGCAGATTTTCTCAGTAGCCAGCAGCGCTGTAATGTATCTCACATTTCCGAAGGCTCCAAGAAAACTGCGTAG
- a CDS encoding helix-turn-helix domain-containing protein, with protein sequence MKSIHDERYRSLIEKLIELRKDGSITQVQLAERLGKPQSYIAKIENFERRLDVVELTDWVKALGSNLQKIIHSLPWM encoded by the coding sequence ATGAAAAGCATCCATGACGAGCGCTACCGCTCCCTTATCGAGAAGCTCATCGAGCTTCGAAAGGACGGGAGCATAACACAGGTTCAACTAGCAGAAAGACTAGGAAAGCCCCAGTCATACATAGCAAAGATAGAGAACTTTGAACGTAGGCTGGATGTGGTGGAGCTGACTGACTGGGTGAAGGCACTCGGCTCGAACCTACAGAAGATCATTCATTCACTGCCTTGGATGTAG
- a CDS encoding endonuclease/exonuclease/phosphatase family protein translates to MEKATEDISIFWWNVYDFYHFDNSTRNQNNGQRWPASDKEYQLKCNAIDNALRAFITEHGKPTIIALGEITAKSASDLKDRLFPEYNLISLDVKPGAPSLQLAILHKKTIQGVELTEAPPIVVPYTHKSTRPMAVLNISSNNSIIQCIVCHWPAKFEDGSEKCRERIADYLSQYVYDFLNTDSLKNKKKKSTILIGDFNQEPFEKSVWSDLNTHRHRARAFDKHWTDKDIKRVHLYNCSWRLLGELSPLLPSGNMKNAAGTYYWKKKKSWHNLDHVIVSQGLLGTTPPFIDESSLTIIALPEFIPSGVPEKFSITQDGHSGLSDHLPLFATIKMELH, encoded by the coding sequence ATGGAAAAAGCAACTGAAGACATATCAATCTTCTGGTGGAACGTTTATGATTTTTATCATTTTGACAATTCAACGAGAAACCAAAACAATGGGCAGAGATGGCCTGCTTCGGACAAAGAATACCAATTAAAATGCAACGCAATAGATAATGCATTAAGGGCATTCATAACAGAACATGGCAAACCTACAATTATTGCACTTGGAGAAATAACTGCAAAGTCAGCATCCGATTTAAAAGACAGGCTATTCCCTGAATATAATTTAATATCACTCGATGTCAAACCTGGGGCACCATCATTACAGCTAGCTATACTGCACAAAAAAACAATACAAGGTGTTGAATTAACTGAGGCCCCTCCAATAGTTGTTCCATATACACACAAAAGCACAAGGCCAATGGCCGTTTTGAATATATCAAGTAATAACTCAATCATTCAATGCATAGTTTGTCACTGGCCTGCCAAATTTGAAGATGGTTCAGAAAAGTGCAGGGAGCGAATTGCCGATTACTTGTCACAATATGTATATGATTTTCTAAACACAGATAGTTTAAAAAACAAAAAAAAGAAAAGTACCATTTTAATAGGTGACTTCAATCAAGAGCCATTCGAAAAATCAGTCTGGAGTGATCTAAATACCCATAGACATCGAGCCAGAGCATTTGATAAGCACTGGACTGATAAGGATATAAAGCGTGTACATTTGTACAATTGCTCTTGGAGGTTGCTGGGAGAATTATCACCTTTGCTACCTTCAGGAAATATGAAAAATGCAGCAGGAACATATTACTGGAAGAAAAAGAAAAGTTGGCACAACCTAGACCATGTAATAGTTAGCCAGGGCCTTCTAGGCACCACCCCTCCATTTATTGATGAATCTTCATTGACAATAATTGCACTACCTGAATTTATCCCATCCGGGGTTCCTGAAAAATTCTCAATAACCCAAGATGGACACTCAGGACTATCAGATCACCTCCCACTATTTGCAACAATTAAAATGGAGTTACATTAA
- a CDS encoding EAL domain-containing protein — translation MNKIWHTWLISLFITLLAGLVGMAAVCVAARQDEELARSQALADATDRGNAVKVAIDRALSSTYALSAMVRQGRGRLDDFETFARPLITYYPGVMSLQLAPGGVVQQIYPFKGNEKALGHNLLADPTRNKEAFIARNSGQMTLAGPFPLVQGGIGAVGRLPVFLNPDKHSAPVFWGFAIALLRFPDVLHSAGLNWLSQRGYRYSLWRQHPDTRQVQILATSEHIPPTLNDPVHYQINMPNGTWLLDVQPRDGWHNQQRIAINSLLVLVISGLLGWLAWQMVELRRRRAELALLVALRTRALEQETSDREAAEHTALSETMRQAALLQTASDGIHILDEHGRLTEYSPSFASMLGYDMEEMRQFVLADWDREIPPEQLQQLIRDSGTHGQRFESRHRRKDGSLLDVEINAKTVTIGGRPYLYASARDISERKHAEQLLRIAATAFEAQEGMVVTDCHTVILRVNGAFSRITGYTADEVVGRKISLLQSGRHDSAFYQRLWQSLQELGAWQGEIWNRRKNGEIYPEWLSISAVLGDDGSVSHYVATMSDITQRKAAEDKIKRLAFYDPLTQLPNRRLLQDRLQMALEHSLHHQQTGALLFIDLDNFKTLNDTLGHDMGDRLLQEVALRLNDCLRPGDTVARLGGDEFVVMLESLDSEAAQAAQLARGIGQQILEALARPYPMLDGMHHSTCSMGAVLFDGEASSVEELLKRADLAMYQAKAAGRNTLRFFDPEMQQAVTARAELEAALRRGLQQQEFVLYYQPQVDADGHISGAEALLRWQRPEHGLVGPVSFIPLAEESGLIVPLGEWVLHTACHQLAEWAENPATARLELAVNVSARQFHQAGFVDMVRNALRLSGAPAQRLKLELTESLLLQDVDDTIHKMNTLKQDGVCFSLDDFGTGYSSLSYIKRLPLDQLKIDQSFVRDIDSNVNDVSIIRTIVALASSMQLQVIAEGVETASQRAFLLQQHCYAFQGYLFGRPMPITDFLQLLQDR, via the coding sequence GTGAACAAGATCTGGCACACCTGGCTGATCAGCCTTTTCATTACCCTGCTCGCCGGCCTGGTTGGCATGGCGGCGGTATGCGTGGCCGCACGACAGGATGAAGAGCTTGCCCGCTCCCAGGCGCTGGCAGATGCCACCGACCGTGGCAATGCCGTAAAGGTGGCCATCGATCGGGCGCTGTCCTCTACCTATGCGCTCAGCGCCATGGTGCGCCAGGGCCGTGGCCGGCTGGATGATTTCGAAACCTTTGCCCGCCCGCTGATTACCTACTATCCGGGCGTGATGTCCTTGCAGCTGGCCCCGGGTGGGGTGGTGCAGCAAATCTATCCCTTCAAGGGCAATGAAAAGGCGTTGGGCCATAATCTGCTGGCCGACCCCACACGCAACAAGGAAGCCTTTATCGCCCGCAACAGCGGGCAGATGACCCTGGCTGGCCCCTTTCCACTGGTGCAAGGCGGAATTGGCGCGGTGGGACGGCTGCCGGTGTTTCTGAACCCGGACAAGCACAGTGCGCCGGTATTCTGGGGCTTTGCCATTGCACTACTGCGCTTTCCGGATGTGTTGCACAGCGCCGGACTGAACTGGCTGTCACAGCGCGGCTACCGCTACAGCCTGTGGCGACAGCACCCGGACACCCGCCAGGTACAGATATTGGCAACCTCAGAGCACATCCCCCCCACCCTGAACGACCCGGTGCATTACCAGATCAACATGCCTAACGGGACATGGCTGCTGGATGTCCAGCCCAGGGATGGCTGGCACAACCAGCAGCGCATTGCCATCAACAGCCTGCTGGTACTGGTAATCAGCGGCCTGCTGGGCTGGCTGGCCTGGCAGATGGTAGAACTGCGTCGCCGCCGTGCCGAGCTGGCCTTGCTGGTGGCATTGCGCACCCGTGCACTGGAGCAGGAAACCTCAGACCGGGAAGCCGCCGAACATACCGCGCTGTCGGAAACCATGCGCCAGGCCGCACTGCTGCAAACGGCATCCGACGGCATTCACATTCTGGATGAACATGGCCGCTTGACCGAATACAGCCCTTCTTTTGCCAGCATGCTGGGTTATGACATGGAGGAAATGCGCCAGTTTGTCCTGGCCGACTGGGACCGGGAAATCCCGCCCGAGCAACTGCAGCAGCTGATCAGGGATAGCGGCACCCACGGCCAGCGCTTTGAAAGCCGCCATCGGCGCAAGGATGGCAGCTTGCTGGACGTGGAAATCAATGCCAAGACCGTCACCATCGGCGGCCGGCCCTATCTTTATGCATCAGCCCGCGATATCAGCGAACGCAAGCACGCCGAACAGCTGCTACGTATTGCTGCCACGGCATTCGAAGCCCAAGAAGGCATGGTGGTAACCGATTGCCACACCGTCATCCTGCGGGTAAACGGAGCCTTCAGCCGCATCACCGGCTATACCGCAGATGAGGTGGTGGGGCGCAAGATCAGCCTGCTGCAATCTGGCCGTCACGACAGCGCCTTCTACCAGCGCCTGTGGCAAAGCCTGCAGGAACTGGGGGCATGGCAGGGAGAAATCTGGAATCGGCGTAAAAACGGGGAAATCTATCCGGAATGGCTCAGCATCAGCGCGGTACTGGGTGACGACGGCAGCGTCAGCCACTATGTGGCCACCATGAGCGACATCACCCAGCGCAAGGCAGCTGAAGACAAGATCAAGCGGCTGGCCTTCTACGATCCACTCACCCAACTGCCCAACCGCCGCCTGCTGCAAGACCGGCTGCAAATGGCTCTGGAACACAGCCTGCACCACCAGCAAACCGGTGCCTTGCTGTTTATTGATCTGGATAATTTCAAGACGCTCAACGATACCCTGGGCCACGATATGGGCGACCGGCTGCTGCAAGAGGTGGCACTGCGGCTGAATGACTGCCTGCGACCGGGCGATACCGTGGCACGCCTGGGTGGCGACGAATTCGTGGTGATGCTGGAAAGCCTGGACAGCGAAGCGGCTCAGGCTGCCCAGCTGGCACGCGGCATCGGCCAGCAGATTCTGGAAGCCCTGGCCCGCCCCTATCCCATGCTGGATGGCATGCACCACAGCACCTGCAGCATGGGGGCGGTATTGTTTGACGGTGAGGCCAGTTCGGTGGAGGAACTACTCAAGCGGGCAGACCTGGCCATGTATCAGGCCAAGGCCGCCGGTCGCAACACCCTGCGCTTTTTCGACCCGGAAATGCAGCAGGCCGTTACCGCCCGCGCCGAGCTGGAAGCAGCACTGCGACGCGGGCTGCAACAGCAGGAATTCGTGCTCTACTACCAGCCGCAAGTGGATGCCGACGGACACATCAGCGGAGCCGAAGCCCTGCTGCGCTGGCAGAGGCCAGAGCATGGACTGGTGGGGCCGGTCAGCTTTATCCCGCTGGCCGAGGAATCCGGCCTGATTGTGCCGCTGGGCGAATGGGTATTGCACACCGCCTGCCACCAGTTGGCCGAATGGGCGGAAAACCCGGCCACAGCCAGACTGGAACTGGCGGTCAATGTCAGCGCCCGCCAGTTCCATCAGGCCGGTTTTGTCGACATGGTACGTAATGCGCTGCGCTTGAGCGGTGCGCCGGCACAGCGCCTGAAACTGGAGCTGACCGAAAGCCTGCTGCTGCAGGACGTAGACGATACCATCCACAAAATGAACACACTGAAACAGGATGGCGTGTGTTTCTCGCTGGATGATTTCGGCACCGGCTACTCCTCGCTGTCCTATATCAAGCGCTTGCCGCTGGATCAGCTCAAGATCGACCAGTCCTTCGTGCGGGACATCGACAGCAATGTGAATGATGTCTCCATCATCCGTACCATTGTGGCCCTGGCCAGCAGCATGCAATTGCAGGTGATTGCCGAAGGCGTGGAAACCGCCAGCCAGCGCGCGTTTTTGTTACAACAGCACTGCTACGCTTTTCAGGGCTATCTGTTTGGCCGGCCCATGCCGATTACCGATTTCCTGCAGCTGCTGCAAGACCGCTAG
- a CDS encoding AlpA family phage regulatory protein produces the protein MTTAPHSSHSIIRLPELCRRTGLSRASIYNKLNPRHKSFDTSFPKQISLGARAVGFSESDVNSWLGSRIALTH, from the coding sequence ATGACCACAGCTCCCCACTCTTCTCATAGCATCATCCGCTTGCCAGAGCTATGTCGCCGCACGGGTCTATCCCGTGCAAGCATCTACAACAAGCTCAATCCTAGACATAAAAGCTTCGACACATCATTTCCCAAACAGATTTCTCTTGGGGCACGTGCTGTTGGCTTCTCTGAATCTGATGTCAATTCTTGGCTAGGATCACGCATAGCCTTGACTCACTAA